The following DNA comes from Elusimicrobiota bacterium.
CTCGTGGTGAGAAAATATTCAATTCGGATAATGCGGTCTTCAAAACGATCCAGCTTGGAAAGTCGATCATAGATATGATCTCTCCAACGGGGCTGAACTGTTGTTTCATGTCCGCGAATAAACACCTGCATGGCATCCTCCTGTTTGGATCGACAGTGGAATTTTTCTAATGTCGAGTTCATCTATTATGCAAAAAAAACGAGTCTTCTCAGGCATACAACCCTCCGGTGTGGTTCATATCGGCAATTACATAGGGGCCTTAAAAAATTGGGCCGCGATGCAAAAAGACCATGCGTGCATTTACTGTATCGTGGATTTACATGCCATCACCGTTCCCCAAGATCCAAAAGCTCTTCAAGAACGTATCTTACTCACGGCCGCCACCACATTGGCCGCGGGCGTTAACCCCAACGAATCTATTCTGTTTGTTCAATCCGACGTGCCTGAACATGCGGAGCTGGCCTGGTTGCTCAATTGTGTGGTCTATTATGGTGAGTTGACACGCATGACCCAATTCAAAGACAAATCGACGGTTCGAGGCGAAGGCACCTCCGCTGGACTTTTCACCTATCCGGTTCTTATGACGGCCGACATCTTGCTCTATGGGACCCACGCCGTGCCGGTGGGGGATGACCAAAGACAACATTTGGAGCTCGCCCGGCTCATCGCGCGCCGCTTGCAAAAAAACGCTCCCGATTGGGTGGTGGTGCCTGAAGCCTTCATAGGGAAAAAAGGAGCCCGTGTGATGGGACTGGACGATCCCACCTCCAAAATGAGCAAATCCGCTCCCAGTGAATACAACTATATCTCACTCTCCGATTCACCGGATCTCATCCGAAAGAAAATTAAGAAAGCGGTAACGGATTCTGGAACCACCATTGAATATGATGAGCAAAAGCGGCCGGCCATCGCCAATCTTCTCACCATCTATAGCTCTCTCACGAACCGATCAGTGGAGGACATCGTGTCCCAATATGTGGGAAAAGGGTACGGAGATTTCAAAAAAGATTTGGCCGAGGTGGTGGTGGAAGGCTTAAGCCCCCTTCAAATCAAGATTCAGGAATTCATGCGAGATCCCACCGAACTCCACAAGATCTTGAACCAAGGAGCGGAAAAAGCGGCCGCCATCGCGCGCCCCCGCCTGGCGGATCTGAAACGGATGATGGGTCTTGGACACTAAGTCTGGCCTCCCGAGACAAACATTCGGGGTGGACGGCTTTTATTCCCCTGCATGATGACATTACAGTTTCTTGTTTTTTGTCAAAGAAAATCACAGTTTAATGTCATCCCGAGGTCGCCGTGGCGACCGAGGGATCTCTACGGGATATTTAATAATCCTATAGAGATTCTTCACTACGTTCAGAATGACAAACTCTTCAATTGCGGAGAATCCACGCTATGAAATACCAGATGAATTTAAAATGAAAGAACAACTTTCCGAACTGATT
Coding sequences within:
- the trpS gene encoding Tryptophan--tRNA ligase gives rise to the protein MQKKRVFSGIQPSGVVHIGNYIGALKNWAAMQKDHACIYCIVDLHAITVPQDPKALQERILLTAATTLAAGVNPNESILFVQSDVPEHAELAWLLNCVVYYGELTRMTQFKDKSTVRGEGTSAGLFTYPVLMTADILLYGTHAVPVGDDQRQHLELARLIARRLQKNAPDWVVVPEAFIGKKGARVMGLDDPTSKMSKSAPSEYNYISLSDSPDLIRKKIKKAVTDSGTTIEYDEQKRPAIANLLTIYSSLTNRSVEDIVSQYVGKGYGDFKKDLAEVVVEGLSPLQIKIQEFMRDPTELHKILNQGAEKAAAIARPRLADLKRMMGLGH